A single window of Haliotis asinina isolate JCU_RB_2024 chromosome 5, JCU_Hal_asi_v2, whole genome shotgun sequence DNA harbors:
- the LOC137285317 gene encoding uncharacterized protein produces MSTSVCADQICSLSASNLSSAALWKDDPVSASFQLFSLIEMKDRLLKQVLAIDAYIVELSEKIGRDAASGGHVGHGLLLLNRKCVAEGVRQVYLRLATNKWRQVRQCYNFIRQNYENQDHLSAADLDESHDHEVTKIARGLGMEYCVFQRSC; encoded by the exons ATGTCAACTTCCGTCTGTGCTGACCAGATCTGCTCCCTGTCTGCCTCTAACTTGTCGTCTGCTGCCTTATGGAAGGATGACCCTGTGTCTGCTTCCTTCCAACTCTTCAGTCTTATCGAAATGAAGGATAGACTCCTTAAGCAAGTCCTGGCCATAG ATGCCTACATCGTGGAACTGTCTGAAAAGATCGGGAGAGATGCTGCCAGTGGCGGCCATGTTGGACATGGCTTACTTCTGCTCAACAGGAAGTGTGTAGCTGAAGGTGTCCGTCAGGTGTACCTGCGACTGGCCACAAACAAGTGGAGACAAGTCAGGCAGTGCTACAACTTCATCCGACAAAACTACGAGAACCAGGACCATCTTTCAGCAGCTGATCTGGACGAGTCACATGACCACGAGGTGACAAAGATTGCTCGAGGACTTGGTATGGAGTACTGTGTGTTCCAGCGATCATGCTAA